A DNA window from Candidatus Sulfidibacterium hydrothermale contains the following coding sequences:
- a CDS encoding acetate/propionate family kinase, translating into MKIIVLNCGSSSIKYELVNMPSKEVLAKGLVERIGLRGSAIKHSRNDGFEKKFEGEILDHQQGIEYLLGILISEKYGSLKSMEEIGAVGHRVVHGAEEFSGSVLITNKVIDVLERSSELAPLHNPPNLKGIYAMKQLLPHVPQVGVFDTAFHQTMPPHVFLYGIPYSLYEKYKIRRYGFHGTSHNYVSHRACNILGVDYNQPRIISCHLGNGASVAAIKDGKSYDTSMGMTPTEGLIMGTRSGDLDPGALLFIAEKERTSIGYTRTLLNKFSGMIGISGVSSDMRNIEEAAEKGNERARIALEMFAYRVKKYIGAYAAALGGVDILIFTGGIGENDTETRKRILKDMEFLGIDLDESMMDKRGEEMMLSTEKSKVKVMVIPTQEELMIAQDTFDLVQK; encoded by the coding sequence ATGAAAATAATCGTTTTAAATTGCGGTAGCTCGTCTATTAAATACGAGCTGGTAAATATGCCTTCAAAAGAAGTGCTGGCCAAAGGCCTGGTAGAACGTATCGGGTTGCGGGGCAGTGCCATTAAACATAGCCGGAACGATGGCTTTGAGAAGAAATTTGAAGGAGAAATTTTAGACCATCAACAAGGGATAGAATACTTGCTGGGTATTCTTATCAGCGAGAAATATGGCAGCCTGAAAAGTATGGAAGAGATTGGGGCAGTAGGACACCGGGTGGTTCATGGAGCAGAAGAGTTTAGTGGTAGTGTGTTGATTACCAATAAAGTGATTGATGTTCTTGAACGTTCGTCCGAATTGGCTCCGTTGCATAATCCACCAAACCTGAAAGGGATTTATGCCATGAAACAGCTGTTGCCTCATGTTCCCCAGGTGGGTGTTTTCGATACGGCTTTTCATCAAACCATGCCGCCTCATGTGTTTTTGTACGGAATACCTTACAGCTTGTATGAAAAATATAAAATCCGCCGGTATGGATTTCATGGTACGAGCCATAATTATGTTTCGCACCGGGCTTGTAATATCTTAGGCGTTGATTATAATCAGCCCAGGATTATTAGCTGCCATTTGGGCAATGGTGCTTCGGTTGCAGCTATTAAAGACGGGAAATCGTACGATACTTCTATGGGAATGACGCCTACCGAAGGATTGATTATGGGAACCCGTTCTGGCGATTTGGATCCGGGTGCTCTGCTTTTTATTGCTGAAAAAGAAAGAACTTCCATTGGTTATACCCGTACTTTGCTGAATAAATTCTCTGGTATGATTGGTATTTCGGGAGTTTCATCCGATATGCGTAATATTGAAGAAGCCGCGGAAAAAGGAAACGAAAGGGCACGGATTGCTCTTGAAATGTTTGCTTATCGTGTGAAAAAATATATCGGAGCATATGCAGCAGCACTTGGTGGGGTAGATATCCTGATTTTTACCGGTGGAATTGGAGAAAATGATACCGAAACCCGGAAACGGATTTTAAAAGACATGGAATTTCTGGGAATTGACCTGGATGAATCCATGATGGATAAAAGAGGAGAGGAAATGATGCTCTCAACCGAAAAATCAAAAGTAAAAGTAATGGTCATTCCTACCCAGGAAGAACTGATGATTGCTCAGGATACTTTTGATCTGGTACAGAAATAG
- a CDS encoding YebC/PmpR family DNA-binding transcriptional regulator: MSGHSKWSTIKRKKGALDAKRSKIFSKLIKEITVAVKEGGPDPDGNPRLRMAIANAKGQSMPKDNIERAINKGKDKNSANFTEVTYEGYLPHGIAVYLECTTDNLQRTVSNIRAIFNKYGGSLSTNGSLSYLFDRKGVFEIPKGDLDQDEFEMELIDAGAEDIELEDGFFHVTTSMEDFGPMMKKLEELGIEPETAELQRIPNDTKTLPLEEAQKIMKIIDLFEDDDDVQKVFHNLEMTDEMMENM, from the coding sequence ATGTCAGGACACAGTAAATGGTCAACCATAAAAAGGAAAAAGGGAGCTCTTGATGCCAAACGTTCCAAAATCTTCTCAAAACTCATCAAAGAAATTACAGTAGCCGTTAAAGAAGGTGGTCCCGATCCGGACGGCAACCCCCGTTTACGCATGGCCATTGCCAATGCCAAGGGACAAAGTATGCCCAAAGACAATATTGAGCGCGCCATTAACAAAGGAAAAGATAAAAATTCTGCCAATTTCACCGAAGTAACCTACGAAGGCTATTTACCTCACGGTATTGCTGTTTACCTGGAATGCACCACTGACAACCTGCAACGGACAGTTTCCAATATCCGGGCTATTTTCAATAAATATGGCGGAAGCTTGAGCACCAACGGCTCTTTGAGCTATCTGTTTGACAGAAAAGGTGTTTTCGAAATTCCCAAAGGAGATTTAGACCAGGATGAATTTGAAATGGAATTGATTGATGCCGGTGCTGAAGATATTGAACTGGAAGACGGATTCTTTCATGTTACGACCTCCATGGAAGATTTTGGCCCCATGATGAAAAAACTGGAAGAGCTGGGCATTGAGCCGGAAACCGCAGAGCTGCAACGTATTCCGAACGATACCAAAACGCTTCCTCTTGAAGAAGCACAAAAGATCATGAAGATTATCGATCTGTTTGAAGATGATGACGACGTCCAAAAAGTTTTCCACAACCTGGAAATGACCGATGAAATGATGGAAAACATGTAA
- a CDS encoding head GIN domain-containing protein, with amino-acid sequence MKKITFLASLFTALIFLFTPVKGYSQWNKRNIKGNGQIVKSSIKVPAFNRIQADGADHIIILTKGNAPYTVITETDENLLNAIHISVKNQTLHITYSNLNPTRLKFYVTVPYLQSIRASGASVVKGADTLSGQLFKLDASGAANVDLILHYHQVNSHVSGAADVVLYGKADKLYANVSGAGEMKAGSLVADSVFAKASGAGEIKINAQKFLNKETSAAASIRLVRSSEKSITVKNAAGKAHLIVYNSSPSQNHWNDTTRVNVGSIHVEVVDGDTTKVTLGSHTLVVDDNGNIKWIRTKPVKFNGHWGGVDLGINGYLTPSMNTDFGKEYEYLNLQYEKSINVNLNLFEQNIPFNKARTIGMVTGLGLSFNNYRFTNPTYLSPDSNTLQGFYMRNVSVRKSKLTLFYLSVPVLFEFQTNNVQRSHRFFISFGMIINARLRTHTKIYFNEANKQYYLEDPATGKLLPGYYTTPNRDNRNIVKSVNSFNLQPFRFDATVRMGYGTLVLYATYAVNNMFLKDQGPDLNQWSAGISISGW; translated from the coding sequence ATGAAGAAAATTACATTTTTGGCAAGTTTATTCACGGCTTTAATTTTTCTCTTTACACCCGTTAAAGGATACAGCCAATGGAATAAAAGAAACATTAAAGGAAATGGGCAAATCGTAAAAAGCAGCATAAAAGTACCTGCCTTTAACCGTATTCAGGCTGACGGAGCAGATCACATCATTATCCTGACTAAAGGCAATGCACCCTACACCGTAATTACAGAAACCGACGAGAACCTGCTCAATGCCATTCACATAAGCGTCAAAAACCAAACCCTGCACATCACCTATTCCAATCTTAACCCCACCCGGTTAAAATTTTATGTTACTGTTCCTTACTTGCAATCCATTAGAGCATCCGGAGCTTCTGTGGTGAAAGGAGCCGACACGCTTTCAGGACAGCTGTTCAAACTGGATGCCAGTGGTGCTGCCAACGTTGACCTCATACTACATTATCATCAGGTAAATAGCCATGTTTCAGGAGCAGCCGATGTAGTTCTTTACGGTAAAGCAGACAAATTATATGCTAACGTATCCGGTGCTGGCGAAATGAAAGCCGGCAGTCTGGTCGCTGATTCTGTTTTTGCCAAAGCTTCCGGTGCTGGCGAAATTAAAATCAACGCACAAAAATTTTTAAACAAAGAAACTTCCGCTGCCGCCAGTATTCGTTTGGTTCGCTCTTCCGAAAAATCGATTACCGTGAAAAATGCAGCCGGGAAAGCCCACCTGATCGTTTATAATTCATCTCCCAGCCAAAACCACTGGAATGATACCACACGCGTAAATGTAGGCTCAATTCATGTGGAAGTCGTTGACGGCGATACCACCAAAGTTACCCTGGGAAGTCACACTTTGGTAGTAGACGATAACGGGAACATAAAATGGATTCGTACAAAACCGGTAAAATTTAACGGGCATTGGGGCGGTGTTGATTTGGGAATCAATGGCTATCTCACTCCTTCCATGAATACCGATTTTGGAAAAGAATACGAATACCTGAATCTACAGTACGAAAAATCCATTAATGTTAATTTAAACCTGTTCGAACAAAATATTCCTTTCAACAAAGCCCGGACCATCGGAATGGTAACCGGCTTAGGCTTAAGCTTTAACAACTACCGGTTTACCAATCCCACTTATCTGTCGCCCGACAGCAATACATTGCAAGGTTTTTACATGCGCAATGTAAGCGTTCGCAAAAGCAAACTTACGCTGTTTTATCTTTCAGTTCCTGTACTCTTTGAGTTCCAGACCAATAATGTTCAGCGCAGTCACCGGTTCTTCATCAGTTTCGGGATGATCATTAACGCGCGGTTACGAACCCATACCAAAATCTATTTTAATGAAGCCAACAAGCAATACTATTTGGAAGATCCTGCCACCGGAAAACTCCTGCCGGGATACTACACTACCCCCAACCGCGACAACCGGAATATTGTAAAAAGTGTGAACAGTTTCAACCTGCAACCTTTCCGTTTTGATGCTACCGTCAGGATGGGATACGGAACGCTCGTTTTATATGCCACTTATGCGGTGAACAACATGTTTTTAAAAGATCAGGGACCGGATTTAAATCAGTGGTCTGCCGGAATCAGTATTTCCGGATGGTAA